In Vibrio syngnathi, the following proteins share a genomic window:
- a CDS encoding efflux RND transporter periplasmic adaptor subunit, with the protein MPRVRSSRILLSLSVLLMSTGCSTEDSPLIGDTPRPVRLTEVQAVGHQEIRRFPAKVSASKEVELAFRVGGEVVEFNLKPSQRVTKGEVIARLDQRDFKTEVTLKKSEFDLVKRELDRATQMMKKNLLAQAEFDGIQARLQVAQGALQLAQDRLKDTVITAPYSGRIATTHIENHQQVQAHQGIVLLQDHEMIDVTIQLPENVLSQMDAKRIDPSYQPLATFNVSSVSYPVTYKQHKTQATVGTQSYEVTFTLVAPKDNHTVYPGMGATLHLDIDKIIADKQGAQRFVVPASAILDNDLIGQPQVWVFQNGLVSPLDITIQGVSTRGAIVSGNLSENSYVVSAGVSQLSEGMRVTPIVRERGL; encoded by the coding sequence ATGCCTCGTGTTCGTTCTTCGCGCATACTTCTTTCTTTATCTGTTTTACTTATGTCAACAGGATGTTCGACCGAAGACTCACCACTGATCGGAGATACGCCTCGCCCTGTTCGTTTGACTGAAGTCCAAGCCGTGGGTCATCAAGAAATAAGACGTTTTCCTGCTAAAGTTTCTGCGTCGAAGGAAGTCGAGCTCGCTTTTAGAGTGGGTGGTGAAGTCGTGGAATTTAACTTAAAGCCATCGCAAAGAGTGACAAAAGGCGAAGTCATTGCTCGACTTGACCAGCGAGATTTTAAAACTGAAGTCACATTGAAAAAATCGGAGTTTGATTTAGTCAAAAGGGAATTAGATCGAGCGACCCAAATGATGAAAAAGAATCTATTGGCTCAAGCGGAGTTTGATGGCATTCAAGCTCGTCTTCAAGTTGCACAGGGGGCTTTACAGCTTGCACAAGACAGGTTGAAAGATACCGTCATTACTGCGCCTTACAGTGGTCGAATTGCAACGACTCACATTGAAAACCATCAACAAGTGCAAGCTCACCAAGGTATTGTCCTTTTACAAGACCATGAAATGATTGATGTCACGATCCAGTTACCTGAGAACGTACTTAGCCAGATGGATGCTAAAAGAATTGACCCATCTTATCAGCCCTTAGCGACTTTTAACGTCTCGTCGGTTTCATACCCTGTGACTTATAAACAGCATAAAACGCAAGCAACAGTAGGAACACAAAGCTATGAAGTGACCTTTACTCTGGTCGCGCCAAAAGATAACCATACTGTGTATCCAGGTATGGGAGCAACGTTACACCTTGATATCGATAAAATCATTGCCGATAAGCAAGGTGCTCAACGTTTTGTCGTTCCTGCTAGCGCCATTTTAGACAATGACCTGATTGGTCAACCTCAAGTCTGGGTATTTCAGAACGGGCTAGTTTCTCCGTTAGATATCACCATTCAAGGCGTGTCGACGCGTGGAGCGATTGTTTCTGGAAATTTATCTGAGAATAGCTATGTGGTGAGTGCTGGTGTCAGTCAATTGTCAGAGGGTATGAGAGTCACGCCTATTGTTCGTGAGCGAGGTTTATAA
- a CDS encoding mechanosensitive ion channel family protein, whose product MVTRLLTLFFSTQILLFSSLVHGQDKLGFVDTSTPNSTLSGFITYSGHVLHYWQLEQLHLPEAQHAYAQVIRTMDLSNLPNRSRTVVVMERIILLHEILNRLGEDVQLHPSETTSIEGESGIQWRLANTDILISKQMSGEKVGQYLFTATSVNSLSKWYRLISTSTKKNEHDVDLYHEFLILPGPLFSISVIQSLPESFNTLYASIPLWQWFALVSVFLLCRFMIKLSFSFGERWNLHWYRNGLKWQIGRQLSLVGVVFILFITRKVIDDGIWITGGIYQFLSTSFLIGQFFFVSWLIMTIFNYFAELYVFNKHEGKYVDSSLITVLARIFGGLTIAILGIYVVDFMGFSISPIVTGLGVGGLAVALAIRPVLENVINGLTLYADGGIKIGELCRYGDNLGTIESIGLRSTRIRTLERSLITIPNSEFANMEIDNLERRDKRRMSHRLRLRSELTQDQLKLLVVGIRRLLLQHPKLDEDPVRARFVGVGEFAIHIDLLAYIICKDHDEFLAVQEDVMFSVMQQIEAVGAQLAFSNQYQLTQGLKPIDEELKEKATETVKQWQENNNYPFPDFSYEFKDGIKDSIMYPAKSSAVRANANG is encoded by the coding sequence ATGGTCACTCGACTTTTAACTCTTTTCTTTTCAACCCAAATTCTTTTGTTTAGTTCATTGGTTCACGGTCAAGACAAGCTCGGCTTCGTAGATACCTCAACGCCCAATAGCACCCTGTCTGGTTTTATTACGTATTCTGGGCACGTGCTCCATTATTGGCAGCTTGAACAACTCCATTTACCTGAAGCTCAGCATGCTTATGCCCAAGTAATTCGTACCATGGATTTGTCAAACCTTCCTAATCGCAGTAGAACCGTAGTCGTGATGGAAAGAATCATTTTGCTGCACGAAATTCTAAATAGGTTAGGGGAAGATGTTCAATTACACCCTTCAGAAACTACGTCGATAGAAGGTGAATCTGGGATCCAGTGGCGTCTTGCGAACACAGACATCTTAATTTCTAAGCAGATGAGTGGCGAGAAAGTCGGACAATACCTATTTACGGCCACATCCGTTAACAGCTTATCTAAATGGTATCGTTTGATATCAACGTCCACTAAGAAAAATGAGCATGACGTTGATTTATATCATGAATTTTTAATTCTCCCTGGCCCGCTGTTTTCAATCTCAGTGATTCAGTCTTTACCAGAAAGCTTTAATACCTTGTACGCATCGATTCCTCTTTGGCAGTGGTTCGCCTTAGTGAGTGTATTTTTACTATGTCGATTTATGATCAAGTTAAGTTTTTCTTTTGGCGAACGTTGGAACTTACATTGGTATAGAAATGGGCTGAAATGGCAAATTGGCCGCCAGCTATCTCTCGTTGGAGTCGTCTTTATACTGTTTATTACCCGAAAGGTGATTGATGACGGAATCTGGATCACCGGAGGTATCTACCAGTTTTTGTCTACCTCTTTTCTGATTGGACAGTTTTTCTTCGTTTCGTGGTTGATCATGACCATCTTCAATTACTTTGCTGAGCTGTATGTGTTTAATAAGCACGAAGGGAAGTATGTCGACTCTTCTTTAATTACGGTGCTCGCGCGTATTTTTGGCGGCCTCACGATTGCTATTTTGGGCATCTATGTGGTCGACTTCATGGGCTTTTCAATCTCCCCTATTGTTACTGGTTTAGGCGTTGGTGGTTTGGCGGTGGCACTCGCTATTCGTCCGGTGCTGGAAAACGTGATTAATGGGCTTACCTTGTATGCTGATGGTGGAATTAAAATAGGTGAGCTTTGTCGCTATGGTGACAATTTAGGAACGATTGAGAGCATAGGGCTACGTTCTACGCGAATCAGAACATTAGAACGCTCTTTAATCACTATTCCCAATTCCGAGTTTGCCAACATGGAAATTGATAATCTAGAACGCCGTGACAAGCGCCGGATGAGTCACCGTTTGAGGTTACGTTCAGAGCTGACTCAAGACCAACTGAAACTCCTTGTTGTTGGTATTAGGCGATTGCTATTACAACACCCTAAACTCGATGAAGATCCTGTGAGGGCAAGGTTTGTGGGTGTCGGTGAGTTTGCGATACACATCGATTTACTCGCTTATATTATATGCAAAGACCATGACGAGTTTCTTGCAGTTCAAGAGGACGTGATGTTTTCTGTGATGCAGCAAATTGAAGCCGTAGGTGCTCAGTTGGCGTTCTCTAATCAATACCAACTTACGCAGGGACTTAAACCCATTGATGAGGAACTAAAAGAGAAAGCGACCGAAACTGTTAAGCAATGGCAAGAAAATAATAACTACCCATTTCCTGACTTTAGTTATGAATTTAAAGATGGGATTAAAGACAGCATTATGTATCCAGCAAAGAGTTCAGCGGTTCGAGCAAATGCTAATGGTTAA